The proteins below are encoded in one region of Hemiscyllium ocellatum isolate sHemOce1 chromosome 3, sHemOce1.pat.X.cur, whole genome shotgun sequence:
- the srp9 gene encoding signal recognition particle 9 kDa protein yields the protein MTYIHNWEEFVKAAEKLCLTEPMKVRVVIKYRHCAGLLSMKVTDDVVCLQYKTDQAQDVKKFEKFQNQLMRLMVSRESRSNLMEMD from the exons ATGACCTACATCCACAACTGGGAGGAATTTGTAAAAGCGGCCGAAAAGCTGTGTCTGACGGAGCCAATGAAG GTTCGTGTGGTCATTAAGTATCGACACTGCGCTGGGCTTCTCTCTATGAAAGTGACTGATGATGTTGTG TGTCTACAATACAAGACAGACCAAGCTCAGGATGTGAAGAAGTTCGAGAAGTTCCAGAACCAGTTGATGCGTCTTATGGTTTCCCGAGAATCTCGCAGCAACCTGATGGAGATGGACTAA